One region of Carya illinoinensis cultivar Pawnee chromosome 8, C.illinoinensisPawnee_v1, whole genome shotgun sequence genomic DNA includes:
- the LOC122319308 gene encoding MDIS1-interacting receptor like kinase 2-like isoform X1, which yields MGSPSFKKQRILVSYVLFVQLVSSPKAAFASAMAEEATALLKWKNSLQNETQYLLLSWSSLPDIPTNSSANLNPCTWFGISCNHAGSVITINLTNSGLQGTLHEFSFSLFPNLESVDLSSNTLLGTIPSQIRSLSKLIYLDLSYNKLSGNIPPEVGFLTNLQFLYLCENQLNGSIPEEISHLKSLSELQLCNNSLDGSIPTSLSILSDLASLHLYGNKLSGFIPPEMGNLSNLVELFIDSNCLTGPIPSTFGNLKMLNYLYIYNNSLSGRIPPEIGNMTSLEELSLVGNHLNGSIPTSLGDLANLMLLELSFNNLSGTIPEEIGKLKYVYRLYLSRNQLIGSIPTSFANLSDLKSLFLRDNQLSGPIPHGIGDHMNLVYLGLDTNQFNGSLPANVCYGGSLTHFTANNNHFIGRIPKSLKNCTSLIRVRLEGNQLLGDISEDFGNYPNLTFMDLSHNRFYGRISGNWGQCPQLKTLKIRGNNIVGSISPGILQNLSQLHVLDVSLNRIVGVIPKELGRLTSLVQLRLNGNQLSGAIPIEFGSLTNLEFLDLSSNRLSKSIPSNFGGLTKLHHLNLSKNNFSEGIPPNLLSLFQVSELDMSYNYLTGGIPSEIATMNSLVELNLSHNHLSGFIPAAFKEIRGLLHVDISYNELHGPIPNSNAFLNAPFEALQGNKGLCGNVTGLQPCSKKGQKVNFAVVLPVLGALLVLLSCLTIFQIMRRRKKDPKPEESEMHEIFPTSTLDGRTMYRDIIQTTNSFDAIYCIGKGGYGSVYKATLSSGVTVAVKKLHPRHDGEQGFQKDFLNEIVALTEIRHRNIVKLHGFCSNARYSFLVYQYVERGSLAKILGNRDVAEVVDWNKRLNIVRGVVDALSYMHHDCSPPIIHRDISSGNILLDSLYEALVSDFGSAKLLKLDSSSSWTSLGGTYGYIAPELAYTTKVTEKCDVYSFGVLTLEVIKGNHPGDFISSLSSPSAKENIQLKDVLDQRLPSPTLEVEDELQTVVKLATECLNVHPQSRPTMRMVSQVLSTHAANRFLAPGKS from the exons ATGGGATCGCCAAGCTTTAAGAAACAACGCATCCTAGTCTCCTATGTGTTATTTGTTCAGTTGGTTTCATCACCAAAAGCTGCTTTTGCTTCTGCTATGGCAGAAGAAGCTACTGCTCTTCTTAAATGGAAAAACAGCCTTCAGAATGAAACCCAATACCTCCTACTTTCATGGTCTTCCCTTCCCGACATTCCTACCAATTCTTCTGCCAATCTTAACCCCTGTACTTGGTTTGGTATTTCTTGCAACCATGCTGGAAGTGTGATCACAATAAACCTTACAAACTCTGGATTACAAGGTACGCTTCAcgagttttctttttccttgttcCCAAATCTTGAATCTGTTGATCTCAGTTCAAACACTCTCCTTGGTACCATTCCGTCTCAAATTAGATCTCTATCCAAACTCATCTATCTTGATTTGTCCTATAATAAGTTGTCAGGGAATATCCCACCGGAAGTTGGCTTCCTGACTAATCTTCAATTCCTTTACCTTTGTGAAAATCAATTAAATGGCTCAATTCCTGAAGAAATAAGTCACCTTAAATCTCTAAGTGAGCTTCAGCTTTGCAACAACAGTTTAGACGGTTCCATTCCTACTTCTTTAAGCATTTTGAGCGACCTAGCTTCTTTGCATCTCTATGGCAATAAACTTTCCGGTTTCATTCCTCCAGAAATGGGAAATCTTTCCAATTTGGTTGAACTATTCATTGACTCAAACTGTTTGACAGGTCCAATACCTTCAACTTTTGGGAACTTGAAAATGCTGAACTACTTGTATATTTACAACAATTCACTTTCTGGTCGTATCCCTCCAGAAATAGGAAATATGACGTCCCTTGAGGAGTTAAGCCTTGTTGGAAACCATCTTAATGGTTCAATTCCAACATCATTAGGCGATTTGGCCAATCTTATGCTTCTTGAACTCAGCTTTAACAATCTTTCCGGTACCATTCCCGAAGAGATAGGAAAATTGAAGTATGTCTATAGACTATACTTGAGCCGAAACCAACTTATTGGTTCTATTCCAACTTCATTTGCTAATTTGAGTGACTTGAAGTCTTTATTTCTCCGTGATAACCAACTTTCTGGTCCTATTCCTCATGGGATTGGAGATCACATGAACTTGGTTTATCTGGGACTAGACACAAACCAATTTAATGGTTCTTTGCCTGCAAACGTTTGTTACGGTGGATCTCTAACACATTTCACTGCAAACAACAACCATTTCATTGGCCGGATCCCTAAAAGCTTGAAAAATTGCACGAGCTTGATCAGAGTTCGCTTGGAAGGTAACCAACTCCTTGGAGATATATCTGAAGACTTTGGTAACTATCCAAACTTGACCTTCATGGATCTAAGCCATAATAGATTTTATGGTAGAATCTCAGGTAATTGGGGACAGTGCCCTCAACTAAAAACCTTGAAAATCAGAGGGAATAATATCGTTGGAAGCATATCACCCGGCATTCTTCAAAACTTAAGTCAACTACATGTCCTTGATGTTTCTCTCAATCGTATAGTTGGGGTGATTCCAAAAGAACTTGGAAGGTTGACGTCTCTAGTTCAATTGAGGTTGAATGGCAATCAGCTCTCTGGTGCTATACCTATAGAATTTGGATCATTGACTAATCTTGAATTTCTGGACTTATCCTCGAATAGGCTTAGCAAGTCAATTCCAAGTAATTTTGGAGGCCTTACGAAATTACACCACTTGAATTTAAGCAAGAACAATTTTAGTGAAGGGATTCCACCCAACCTCCTGAGCTTATTTCAAGTCTCTGAATTAGATATGAGCTATAACTATTTAACTGGGGGTATACCATCAGAAATTGCAACAATGAATAGCTTGGTGGAGTTGAATCTCTCCCACAATCATCTTTCTGGTTTCATTCCAGCAGCCTTCAAAGAAATTCGTGGCTTGTTGCATGTTGACATATCCTACAACGAGTTGCATGGTCCAATTCCCAATAGCAATGCATTCCTAAATGCTCCGTTTGAAGCATTACAAGGGAACAAGGGATTGTGTGGTAACGTTACAGGATTGCAACCTTGCTCGAAAAAGGGCCAAAAAGTCAATTTTGCTGTCGTTCTCCCTGTTTTGGGAGCGCTTTTGGTTCTGCTTAGTTGTTTAACGATTTTTCAAATTATgcgaagaagaaagaaagaccCAAAACCCGAAGAAAGTGAGATGCATGAAATTTTTCCAACATCAACGCTAGATGGAAGAACAATGTATCGAGATATCATACAAACGACCAACAGTTTTGATGCCATATATTGCATTGGGAAGGGAGGGTATGGAAGCGTCTATAAAGCAACGCTGTCGTCAGGTGTTACTGTAGCAGTGAAGAAACTCCACCCACGACATGATGGTGAGCAAGGATTCCAAAAAGATTTCTTAAATGAGATTGTGGCATTAACAGAAATACGACATCGAAACATCGTTAAACTCCATGGTTTCTGTTCGAATGCACGATATTCATTTTTGGTTTATCAGTACGTCGAAAGGGGTAGCTTGGCCAAAATCTTGGGGAACAGAGATGTTGCTGAAGTAGTGGATTGGAATAAGAGGTTGAACATTGTTAGAGGTGTGGTTGATGCCTTGTCTTACATGCACCATGATTGCTCACCGCCAATTATACATCGAGACATATCAAGTGGCAACATCTTGTTAGATTCACTGTATGAGGCCCTTGTTTCAGACTTTGGCTCTGCTAAGCTTCTAAAGCTAGACTCGTCGTCTAGTTGGACTTCCCTTGGGGGCACATATGGATATATAGCACCAG AGCTTGCTTATACAACGAAGGTGACTGAGAAATGTGATGTATATAGTTTTGGAGTGTTGACATTAGAAGTCATTAAGGGAAATCACCCGGGTGATTTCATCTCCTCACTATCATCTCCTTCGGCTAAGGAAAACATTCAGCTGAAAGATGTGTTGGACCAACGCCTTCCATCTCCAACACTTGAAGTTGAGGATGAACTACAAACAGTTGTAAAGCTTGCAACAGAATGCTTAAATGTCCATCCACAATCGAGGCCTACTATGCGCATGGTTTCTCAAGTCTTATCCACCCATGCTGCAAATCGTTTTCTGGCACCAGGAAAGTCATGA
- the LOC122319309 gene encoding uncharacterized protein LOC122319309, with translation MVEKDRRVVENMKRSGELGMLLNGIPNSNSSYLNICHRHHHNQLGNGSPVGRVSLRSESSPSSSFSHGFCSSEDASPYPDSFEEVKNQASSTQYLSINGKPADDMGLCETLYRIHMGVGQGDSTDMRGFEVGFDRFGFYGPYLGVTTPWNVNHGECNGFSNRSSGVEGFQSSHHRFEGFQSSHLGAPVSFIEDRRLKSLGLQGGYRETDSTGSYLAHHRLNALDFGPSSNANQMNYSLDKRNDSGCYYGGIQRRNQSTARPYLRDTSVSSHWCEVSCNGVTSVMEPLSSPPSKQHPKLALNVDDSSSSRPIINERTREILNIVVPQSSMSTRGAEDVEAFSCDDNFIIKGGHCLNCSINEKPNNTSRSHKKNCRNEMAETNQRGKSSEWDSYCSFANCFENDPIPSGGCPLFLPLPSCSLVEVQGFIYFLAKDQYGCRFLQRVFDKGACQDVQIIFNEIIGHVVELTTDPFGNYLVQKLLDVCNEEQRMQIVLKVTSQPGQLMRISLDPHGTHVVQKLIETVETKKQISLLNSAIELGFLTLFKDPNGNHVIQRCLQCFSNEDNKFIFVAAAKFCVDMATHRHGCCVLQRCIARSIAEHREKLITEVSRDGILLAQDPYGNYVVQYLIELKIQSAISKLISQFKGNYAQLSMQKFSSHVVEKCLTHFEEHRSRIIYELLSVSHFDQLLQDRFANYVIQRALAVTKGPLHASLVEQVEAHKILSTNPYCRRIFSRKLLKK, from the exons ATGGTTGAGAAGGATCGGAGGGTTGTGGAGAACATGAAGAGGAGTGGAGAGCTTGGAATGTTGTTGAATGGGATTCCCAATTCAAATTCTTCTTACCTCAATATCTGTCATCGTCACCATCACAATCAGCTTGGGAATGGCTCACCGGTTGGTAGAGTTTCTCTGCGATCAGAGTCCTCTCCTTCGAGTTCTTTCTCTCATGGGTTTTGCTCCTCTGAGGATGCTTCACCATATCCTGATTCATTTGAGGAGGTTAAGAATCAAGCATCCAGTACCCAATACTTGAGCATCAATGGGAAGCCAGCGGATGACATGGGCTTGTGTGAGactttgtatagaatacatatGGGTGTTGGACAGGGAGATAGTACTGATATGAGGGGATTTGAGGTGGGTTTCGATAGGTTTGGGTTTTATGGTCCTTATTTGGGTGTGACCACCCCATGGAATGTGAACCATGGGGAATGTAATGGTTTTAGCAACCGTTCTTCTGGCGTTGAGGGTTTTCAGTCCTCTCATCACCGCTTTGAGGGTTTTCAGTCCTCTCATCTCGGAGCTCCGGTGAGTTTCATCGAAGATAGGAGGTTGAAATCGCTTGGTTTGCAGGGTGGATATAGAGAGACTGATTCAACGGGGTCTTATCTCGCTCATCATCGGTTGAATGCTTTGGATTTTGGCCCCAGTTCTAACGCTaaccaaatgaattattcattgGATAAAAGAAATGACAGTGGATGTTACTATGGTGGTATTCAAAGGCGGAATCAATCTACTGCTAGGCCTTACCTTAGAGACACTTCTGTTAGCTCACATTGGTGTGAAGTAAGTTGCAATGGAGTGACGAGTGTTATGGAGCCACTGAGTTCCCCTCCGTCAAAACAACACCCCAAGCTGGCTTTGAATGTGGATGATTCCTCAAGTAGTCGTCCCATTATAAATGAAAGGACTCGAGAAATCCTAAACATTGTGGTTCCTCAATCTTCAATGTCTACGAGAGGTGCAGAGGACGTGGAGGCTTTTTCTTGTGATGATAATTTCATCATAAAAGGTGGGCATTGTTTGAATTGTTCCATCAACGAGAAACCCAACAACACTTCAAGGAGTCATAAGAAGAATTGTCGCAATGAGATGGCAGAAACAAACCAACGAGGGAAAAGCTCTGAATGGGATAGTTACTGTAGTTTTGCaaattgttttgaaaatgatCCGATTCCTAGTGGTGGTTGTCCGTTGTTCTTGCCACTACCTTCTTGTTCTTTGGTTGAAGTCCAgggttttatatatttcttagcAAAGGATCAATATGGTTGTCGCTTCTTacagagagtgtttgataaggGAGCATGTCAAGACGTGCaaatcatatttaatgaaattatcGGTCACGTTGTTGAACTTACCACCGACCCATTTGGAAATTACCTTGTGCAGAAGTTGTTGGATGTGTGCAATGAAGAACAGAGAATGCAGATAGTGCTCAAGGTGACAAGCCAACCAGGACAACTCATGAGAATATCTCTGGACCCACATGG CACGCATGTGGTACAGAAGTTGATCGAGACCGTGGAAACTAAGAAACAGATTTCGCTGCTTAACTCAGCAATTGAACTGGGTTTTCTTACTCTTTTTAAGGATCCGAATGGCAACCATGTGATCCAACGTTGCTTGCAATGTTTTAGCAATGAAGATAATAAG TTTATTTTTGTTGCTGCTGCAAAGTTTTGTGTGGACATGGCAACTCATAGGCATGGATGTTGTGTACTGCAACGCTGCATTGCACGTTCAATTGCAGAACATCGAGAAAAGTTGATCACTGAAGTTTCTAGAGATGGAATTCTACTCGCTCAAGACCCATATGG AAATTACGTTGTTCAGTATCTTATAGAGCTAAAGATCCAATCTGCTATTTCCAAATTGATTTCTCAGTTTAAAGGGAACTACGCACAGCTCTCAATGCAGAAGTTCAGCAGCCATGTGGTTGAAAAATGCCTTACACATTTTGAAGAACATAGGTCAAGAATCATCTACGAATTACTCTCAGTGTCTCACTTTGACCAATTGCTGCAGGACCGTTTTGCAAACTATGTCATTCAACGTGCTTTAGCAGTTACCAAG GGCCCTCTTCATGCTTCACTGGTTGAACAAGTAGAGGCTCACAAAATCTTAAGTACCAACCCATATTGTAGGAGGATTTTCTCACGGAAACTCCTGAAGAAGTGA
- the LOC122319310 gene encoding uncharacterized protein LOC122319310, with the protein MDSQDHGHMYFTNLLSQDPQLDPTSGGQSGSSPMTLGDSPPLPPNEPIGIRKSVRGANFTPEEDKLLVSAWLNCSLDAVQGTDQKHSQLWEKIFEYFQQYKETTNERTIKSLIHRWSVIQKATNKFCAKLAQIEGLNQSGMTDQDKFDKAKIMYQSLEKCTFQFEHCWHLLKDQPKWIWRATKEDPKRRKTMSPSPTPTPTRCSAATEDSVFDLETETVIENEVIELDRPMGRKAEKGKRKAQGRQAEENFQLRKMKYTMLEESRAQEKEFYRLKAEKMEYDKEKEEKKLRLEDERLRLEAEKIKIEAAKEQSKIRQEDERLRLEAEKVELAKKESDQRIMMMDVSVMPEMQRLYFEQLQREIIMRRSHAQGPD; encoded by the exons atggattcacaagaccatggacatatgtacttcaccaacctccttagccaagatcctcaactcgacCCCACTTCCGGTGGGCAAAGTGGATCCTCCCCTATGACTCTTGGTGACTCTCCACCCCTACCCCCTAATGAGCCTATCGGCATTAGGAAATCAGTCAGGGGTGCGAACTTCACCCCtgaagaagacaagttacttgtctctgcatggctaaattgtagccttgatgccGTCCAAGGAACGGATCAAAAACACTCCCAACTTTGGGAAAAAATCTTTGAGTACTTTCAGCAATATAAGGAAACCACAAATGAGCGGACAATAAAGTCTCTAATACATCGGTGGTCAGTTATTCAAAAGgccacaaataaattttgtgcgaaactagctcagattgaagggttaaatcaaagtggcatgaccgaCCAAGACAAG TTTGACAAGGCGAAGATTATGTACCAGTCGTTAGAAAAATGCACCTTTCAGTTcgagcattgttggcacctattgaaggaccaacctaagtggatttggcgcgccacaaaggaggatccaaaGCGAAGGAAGACGATGTCCCCATCCCCGACCCCGACCCCGACTCGATGTTCCGCGGCTACGGAGGATTCAGTTTTTGATCTCGAGACAGAGACAGTGATAGAGAATGAGGTTATCGAATTGGACCGGCCAATGGGAAGAAAAGCtgaaaaaggaaaacgaaaggccCAAGGCAGGCAAGCTGAGGAAAATTTCCAACTCAGAAAGATGAAGTATACTATGTTAGAGGAGTCACGcgctcaggagaaagagttttatcgcctgaaggccgagaagatggagtatgacaaggagaaagaggaaaaaaaattgcgGCTTGAAGATgaaagactgaggttggaggcaGAGAAGATTAAAATTGAAGCTGCAAAAGAGCAAAGTAAAATCCGTCAAGAGGACGAAAGGCTGAGGTTGGAGGCTGAGAAAGTGGAGCTTGCGAAGAAGGAATCAgatcagcgcattatgatgatggatgtgagtGTCATGCCAGAAATGCAGCGGCTATATTTCGAGCAACTCCAGAGGGAAATCATCATGAGACGAAGTCATGCCCAAGGACcggattga
- the LOC122319188 gene encoding serine/arginine-rich splicing factor SC35-like: MSHFGRAGPPDIRDTYSLLVLNITFRTSADDLFPLFDKYGKVVDVFIPRDRRTGESRGFAFVRYKYADEAQKAVEKLDGKIVDGREIMVQFAKYGPNAERIHKGKISETTSKTRGRSRSRSPRPRHRDEDRDRDRDRERDRDYKRRSRSRSRERSDRDRIRGREREQHRRRSRSRSASPAPQKDRGRGRHEDERRSRSRSYDSASPVRRSPLPRRSLSPRRTPPGVESPDARTHNGAPVSKTVSPLGQRSDSQSPASRSPDADVSCCAAFLVFFPFKLALF; the protein is encoded by the exons aTGTCGCACTTTGGGAGAGCCGGACCTCCGGATATCAGAGACACCTACTCCCTCCTCGTCCTCAACATCACTTTCA GAACCAGCGCTGATgatctttttcctctcttcgaCAAGTACGGCAAGGTCGTCGACGTTTTTATCCCTAGAGACCGAAG GACCGGAGAATCGCGAGGTTTCGCGTTTGTTCGGTACAAGTATGCGGACGAGGCACAGAAGGCCGTGGAGAAGCTCGATG GAAAAATTGTCGATGGCAGAGAGATTATGGTTCAGTTCGCCAAGTACGGCCCAAATGCGGAGCGAAT TCACAAGGGAAAGATATCAGAGACAACTTCAAAGACAAGAGGCAGGTCAAGAAGTCGGAGCCCTCGTCCTAG GCATCGGGATGAAGATAGGGACAGGGACAGGGACAGGGAGAGGGACAGGGATTACAAAAGGAGAAGTCGTAGTAGGAGTAGGGAGCGATCTGATCGTGACAGGATTCGTGGGAGGGAAAGGGAGCAGCATCGTCGCCGGAGCAGGAGCCGTAGTGCAAGTCCTGCTCCTCAGAAAGATCGTGGGAGAGGCAGACATGAAGATGAGCGGCGTAGTCGAAGCCGGTCATATGATAG TGCTTCCCCGGTTCGCCGTAGTCCCCTTCCTCGAAGGAGCCTATCTCCACGTAGGACACCTCCTGGCGTTGAAAGTCCTGATGCTCGCACTCATAATGGAGCTCCTGTGTCAAAAACTGTTTCACCGCTTGGTCAACGCAGTGATTCTCAAAGCCCGGCTTCACGTAGTCCTGATGCTGATGTGAGTTGCTGCGCTGCATTTTTGGTGTTTTTTCCCTTTAAGCTGGCTCTATTTTGA
- the LOC122319308 gene encoding MDIS1-interacting receptor like kinase 2-like isoform X2: protein MGSPSFKKQRILVSYVLFVQLVSSPKAAFASAMAEEATALLKWKNSLQNETQYLLLSWSSLPDIPTNSSANLNPCTWFGISCNHAGSVITINLTNSGLQGPIPSTFGNLKMLNYLYIYNNSLSGRIPPEIGNMTSLEELSLVGNHLNGSIPTSLGDLANLMLLELSFNNLSGTIPEEIGKLKYVYRLYLSRNQLIGSIPTSFANLSDLKSLFLRDNQLSGPIPHGIGDHMNLVYLGLDTNQFNGSLPANVCYGGSLTHFTANNNHFIGRIPKSLKNCTSLIRVRLEGNQLLGDISEDFGNYPNLTFMDLSHNRFYGRISGNWGQCPQLKTLKIRGNNIVGSISPGILQNLSQLHVLDVSLNRIVGVIPKELGRLTSLVQLRLNGNQLSGAIPIEFGSLTNLEFLDLSSNRLSKSIPSNFGGLTKLHHLNLSKNNFSEGIPPNLLSLFQVSELDMSYNYLTGGIPSEIATMNSLVELNLSHNHLSGFIPAAFKEIRGLLHVDISYNELHGPIPNSNAFLNAPFEALQGNKGLCGNVTGLQPCSKKGQKVNFAVVLPVLGALLVLLSCLTIFQIMRRRKKDPKPEESEMHEIFPTSTLDGRTMYRDIIQTTNSFDAIYCIGKGGYGSVYKATLSSGVTVAVKKLHPRHDGEQGFQKDFLNEIVALTEIRHRNIVKLHGFCSNARYSFLVYQYVERGSLAKILGNRDVAEVVDWNKRLNIVRGVVDALSYMHHDCSPPIIHRDISSGNILLDSLYEALVSDFGSAKLLKLDSSSSWTSLGGTYGYIAPELAYTTKVTEKCDVYSFGVLTLEVIKGNHPGDFISSLSSPSAKENIQLKDVLDQRLPSPTLEVEDELQTVVKLATECLNVHPQSRPTMRMVSQVLSTHAANRFLAPGKS, encoded by the exons ATGGGATCGCCAAGCTTTAAGAAACAACGCATCCTAGTCTCCTATGTGTTATTTGTTCAGTTGGTTTCATCACCAAAAGCTGCTTTTGCTTCTGCTATGGCAGAAGAAGCTACTGCTCTTCTTAAATGGAAAAACAGCCTTCAGAATGAAACCCAATACCTCCTACTTTCATGGTCTTCCCTTCCCGACATTCCTACCAATTCTTCTGCCAATCTTAACCCCTGTACTTGGTTTGGTATTTCTTGCAACCATGCTGGAAGTGTGATCACAATAAACCTTACAAACTCTGGATTACAAG GTCCAATACCTTCAACTTTTGGGAACTTGAAAATGCTGAACTACTTGTATATTTACAACAATTCACTTTCTGGTCGTATCCCTCCAGAAATAGGAAATATGACGTCCCTTGAGGAGTTAAGCCTTGTTGGAAACCATCTTAATGGTTCAATTCCAACATCATTAGGCGATTTGGCCAATCTTATGCTTCTTGAACTCAGCTTTAACAATCTTTCCGGTACCATTCCCGAAGAGATAGGAAAATTGAAGTATGTCTATAGACTATACTTGAGCCGAAACCAACTTATTGGTTCTATTCCAACTTCATTTGCTAATTTGAGTGACTTGAAGTCTTTATTTCTCCGTGATAACCAACTTTCTGGTCCTATTCCTCATGGGATTGGAGATCACATGAACTTGGTTTATCTGGGACTAGACACAAACCAATTTAATGGTTCTTTGCCTGCAAACGTTTGTTACGGTGGATCTCTAACACATTTCACTGCAAACAACAACCATTTCATTGGCCGGATCCCTAAAAGCTTGAAAAATTGCACGAGCTTGATCAGAGTTCGCTTGGAAGGTAACCAACTCCTTGGAGATATATCTGAAGACTTTGGTAACTATCCAAACTTGACCTTCATGGATCTAAGCCATAATAGATTTTATGGTAGAATCTCAGGTAATTGGGGACAGTGCCCTCAACTAAAAACCTTGAAAATCAGAGGGAATAATATCGTTGGAAGCATATCACCCGGCATTCTTCAAAACTTAAGTCAACTACATGTCCTTGATGTTTCTCTCAATCGTATAGTTGGGGTGATTCCAAAAGAACTTGGAAGGTTGACGTCTCTAGTTCAATTGAGGTTGAATGGCAATCAGCTCTCTGGTGCTATACCTATAGAATTTGGATCATTGACTAATCTTGAATTTCTGGACTTATCCTCGAATAGGCTTAGCAAGTCAATTCCAAGTAATTTTGGAGGCCTTACGAAATTACACCACTTGAATTTAAGCAAGAACAATTTTAGTGAAGGGATTCCACCCAACCTCCTGAGCTTATTTCAAGTCTCTGAATTAGATATGAGCTATAACTATTTAACTGGGGGTATACCATCAGAAATTGCAACAATGAATAGCTTGGTGGAGTTGAATCTCTCCCACAATCATCTTTCTGGTTTCATTCCAGCAGCCTTCAAAGAAATTCGTGGCTTGTTGCATGTTGACATATCCTACAACGAGTTGCATGGTCCAATTCCCAATAGCAATGCATTCCTAAATGCTCCGTTTGAAGCATTACAAGGGAACAAGGGATTGTGTGGTAACGTTACAGGATTGCAACCTTGCTCGAAAAAGGGCCAAAAAGTCAATTTTGCTGTCGTTCTCCCTGTTTTGGGAGCGCTTTTGGTTCTGCTTAGTTGTTTAACGATTTTTCAAATTATgcgaagaagaaagaaagaccCAAAACCCGAAGAAAGTGAGATGCATGAAATTTTTCCAACATCAACGCTAGATGGAAGAACAATGTATCGAGATATCATACAAACGACCAACAGTTTTGATGCCATATATTGCATTGGGAAGGGAGGGTATGGAAGCGTCTATAAAGCAACGCTGTCGTCAGGTGTTACTGTAGCAGTGAAGAAACTCCACCCACGACATGATGGTGAGCAAGGATTCCAAAAAGATTTCTTAAATGAGATTGTGGCATTAACAGAAATACGACATCGAAACATCGTTAAACTCCATGGTTTCTGTTCGAATGCACGATATTCATTTTTGGTTTATCAGTACGTCGAAAGGGGTAGCTTGGCCAAAATCTTGGGGAACAGAGATGTTGCTGAAGTAGTGGATTGGAATAAGAGGTTGAACATTGTTAGAGGTGTGGTTGATGCCTTGTCTTACATGCACCATGATTGCTCACCGCCAATTATACATCGAGACATATCAAGTGGCAACATCTTGTTAGATTCACTGTATGAGGCCCTTGTTTCAGACTTTGGCTCTGCTAAGCTTCTAAAGCTAGACTCGTCGTCTAGTTGGACTTCCCTTGGGGGCACATATGGATATATAGCACCAG AGCTTGCTTATACAACGAAGGTGACTGAGAAATGTGATGTATATAGTTTTGGAGTGTTGACATTAGAAGTCATTAAGGGAAATCACCCGGGTGATTTCATCTCCTCACTATCATCTCCTTCGGCTAAGGAAAACATTCAGCTGAAAGATGTGTTGGACCAACGCCTTCCATCTCCAACACTTGAAGTTGAGGATGAACTACAAACAGTTGTAAAGCTTGCAACAGAATGCTTAAATGTCCATCCACAATCGAGGCCTACTATGCGCATGGTTTCTCAAGTCTTATCCACCCATGCTGCAAATCGTTTTCTGGCACCAGGAAAGTCATGA